One genomic region from Blastococcus sp. Marseille-P5729 encodes:
- a CDS encoding CaiB/BaiF CoA-transferase family protein, producing MTGPLDGITVIDLTRALAGPHAGQMLGDMGARVIKVESPGKGDDTRGWGPPFVGPDADIATYFLSCNRNKESITLDLKTDDGKDVLTRLIAKSDVLLENFRTGVLDRLGFSMEQIQAINPRMVILSITGFGHDGPQTGRAGYDQIAQGEAGLMSMTGPNPETPSKVGVPIADLLSGMYGAYGVVSALYERERTGKGKIVRTSLLASIVGVHAFQGTRWTVGKDLPKAEGAFHPSVSPYGLFSSKDGMLQIAVGAESQWQKFAPAFGFDPEDPTYATNGDRVRNNNLLIPAINHAFAAYTNEELLEKLNALGIPCGEVKNLQQVYEWDQVRSQGLVIDVEHPVLGTIELPGPPVRLFDGDTEWKREHSCPPALGADNETVRAWLDET from the coding sequence ATGACCGGACCGCTCGACGGGATCACCGTCATCGACCTCACCCGAGCCCTCGCCGGGCCGCATGCTGGCCAGATGCTCGGGGACATGGGGGCTCGCGTAATCAAGGTCGAGTCCCCCGGCAAGGGCGATGACACCCGCGGCTGGGGGCCGCCGTTCGTGGGCCCGGACGCCGACATCGCCACCTACTTCCTCTCGTGCAACCGCAACAAGGAATCGATCACTCTCGATCTGAAGACGGACGACGGCAAGGACGTGCTGACCCGGCTGATCGCCAAGAGCGACGTGCTGCTGGAGAACTTCCGCACCGGCGTCCTCGACCGGCTGGGCTTCTCGATGGAGCAGATCCAAGCCATCAACCCACGCATGGTGATCCTGTCCATCACGGGATTCGGGCACGACGGACCGCAGACCGGGCGCGCTGGTTACGACCAGATCGCGCAGGGCGAGGCCGGCCTGATGTCGATGACCGGGCCGAATCCCGAGACGCCCTCGAAGGTGGGCGTGCCGATCGCGGACCTGCTGTCGGGCATGTACGGCGCGTACGGCGTGGTCTCGGCACTGTACGAGCGGGAGCGCACCGGCAAGGGCAAGATCGTGCGCACGTCACTGCTGGCCTCGATCGTCGGCGTGCACGCCTTCCAGGGCACTCGCTGGACCGTCGGCAAGGACCTGCCGAAGGCCGAGGGCGCCTTCCACCCCAGCGTGTCGCCGTACGGCCTGTTCTCCAGCAAGGACGGCATGCTGCAGATCGCGGTCGGCGCCGAATCGCAGTGGCAGAAGTTCGCGCCGGCCTTCGGGTTCGACCCCGAGGACCCGACGTACGCCACGAACGGCGACCGGGTGCGCAACAACAACCTGCTGATCCCGGCGATCAACCACGCGTTCGCGGCGTACACCAATGAGGAGCTGCTCGAGAAGCTCAACGCGCTGGGCATTCCGTGTGGCGAGGTGAAGAACCTGCAGCAGGTCTACGAGTGGGACCAGGTCCGCTCGCAGGGGCTCGTCATCGACGTCGAGCATCCGGTGCTTGGCACGATCGAGCTGCCCGGGCCACCGGTGCGGCTGTTCGACGGTGACACCGAGTGGAAGCGCGAGCACAGCTGCCCGCCCGCGCTCGGTGCCGACAACGAGACGGTGCGCGCCTGGCTCGATGAGACGTAG
- a CDS encoding acyl-CoA dehydrogenase family protein: protein MVVQRLMPTDEGQDLIDLTREIADKELLPKAASYEREERFPREVFTALGQAGLLGLPFPEEYGGGAQPYEVYLQVLEEIGARWAAVAVGVSVHALTLGIASTFTTEQQREAWLPDMLGGTQLGAYCLSEPHAGSDPAAMIARATKDGDEYVANGAKAWITHGGHADYYITMLRTSDDGGRGITCFNVPAGTPGLTSDKPEDKMGLMSSTTTTMRFDGARIPESQRIGEEGQGLPIALAGLDSGRLGIAACAVGLAQGALDNAVAYAKERTAFGRKIIDHQGLGFLLADMEAAVSSARAAYLHAARLKDAGKPFSKEASVAKLICTDNAMRVTTDAVQVLGGAGYTKDFPVERFMREAKVMQIFEGTNQIQRLVISRHLAK, encoded by the coding sequence ATGGTGGTTCAGCGACTCATGCCGACCGACGAGGGTCAGGACCTGATCGACCTCACTCGCGAGATCGCCGACAAGGAGCTGCTGCCCAAGGCGGCGTCGTACGAGCGGGAGGAGCGCTTCCCCCGCGAGGTATTTACGGCGCTGGGTCAGGCGGGGCTGCTCGGACTGCCGTTCCCCGAGGAGTACGGCGGCGGTGCCCAGCCCTACGAGGTCTACCTCCAGGTGCTTGAGGAGATCGGTGCGCGCTGGGCCGCGGTCGCCGTCGGCGTCAGCGTGCACGCGCTCACCCTGGGCATCGCCTCCACCTTCACCACCGAGCAGCAGCGTGAGGCATGGCTGCCCGACATGCTCGGCGGAACCCAGCTGGGCGCCTACTGCCTGTCCGAGCCGCATGCAGGCTCCGATCCCGCGGCGATGATCGCCCGCGCCACCAAGGACGGCGACGAGTACGTCGCCAACGGTGCCAAGGCGTGGATCACCCACGGCGGCCACGCGGACTACTACATCACCATGCTGCGCACCTCGGACGACGGCGGCCGCGGCATCACCTGCTTCAACGTTCCCGCGGGAACGCCCGGCCTCACCTCGGACAAGCCCGAGGACAAGATGGGCCTGATGAGCTCGACCACCACCACGATGCGCTTCGACGGCGCCCGCATCCCCGAGTCGCAGCGAATCGGCGAGGAGGGCCAGGGCCTGCCGATCGCGCTCGCCGGTCTGGACTCCGGACGGTTGGGCATCGCCGCCTGCGCGGTCGGGCTGGCCCAGGGCGCCCTCGACAACGCGGTCGCCTACGCCAAGGAGCGGACGGCGTTCGGCCGCAAGATCATTGACCACCAGGGCCTCGGCTTCCTGCTCGCGGACATGGAGGCCGCGGTCTCCAGCGCGCGGGCGGCCTACCTGCACGCGGCGCGGCTCAAGGACGCCGGCAAGCCATTCTCCAAGGAGGCCTCGGTCGCCAAGCTGATCTGCACCGACAACGCAATGAGGGTGACCACGGACGCCGTGCAGGTACTAGGCGGCGCCGGGTACACCAAGGACTTCCCGGTCGAGCGGTTCATGCGCGAGGCGAAGGTCATGCAAATCTTCGAGGGCACCAACCAGATCCAGCGCCTGGTCATCTCCCGTCACCTGGCCAAATAG